A DNA window from Aestuariispira ectoiniformans contains the following coding sequences:
- a CDS encoding YbjN domain-containing protein: protein MSLVQFESTISQPNPLDILEAMFHANEWPFERSETDEMVVETTGGWCDYRMFFAWREDLQALYYTCAFEMRIPEEKRAGLADLLVYINEKMWMGHFDLCSDDGTPIYRQTIPTRGLQSVSVEMLEDMMDIALAECERFYPAFQFLLWGGHSPEEAVAAALLDCVGEA, encoded by the coding sequence GTCTTTGGTACAGTTTGAATCCACCATTTCCCAGCCCAATCCGCTCGACATTCTGGAAGCCATGTTCCACGCCAATGAATGGCCGTTCGAACGCAGCGAAACAGACGAGATGGTGGTGGAGACCACCGGCGGGTGGTGCGATTACCGCATGTTCTTTGCCTGGCGCGAAGATTTGCAGGCGCTTTATTATACCTGCGCCTTTGAAATGCGCATCCCGGAGGAAAAACGGGCCGGGCTGGCCGACCTTCTCGTCTATATCAATGAAAAGATGTGGATGGGCCATTTCGACCTGTGCTCCGACGATGGCACACCGATCTATCGCCAGACCATTCCCACGCGCGGCCTGCAATCGGTCAGTGTGGAGATGCTCGAAGACATGATGGATATCGCCCTGGCGGAATGCGAACGCTTCTATCCGGCCTTCCAATTCCTGCTCTGGGGCGGGCATTCTCCAGAGGAAGCCGTCGCTGCCGCTTTGCTGGACTGCGTTGGGGAAGCCTGA
- the proC gene encoding pyrroline-5-carboxylate reductase has translation MTVTVDRPLVLVGCGKMGGAMLDGWLKSGITKGGVAIIDPHSGDTYAAPENNVHAYHQASDLPSDLNPQVVILAVKPQMMDAAIADYKRFAGPDCVFISIAAGKTIDYFEKHLGDSAAIVRAMPNTPAAIGQGITVCCPNSKVSDDQLTLSLTLLKAVGEAESVTDEGLIDAVTAVSGGGPAYVFLMTECLAQAGVDAGLPAELSAKLALHTVAGAGQLAISSDEPPAQLRKNVTSPGGTTLEALNVLMRDQDGLQRLMTEAIAAATARSKELAG, from the coding sequence ATGACTGTAACCGTTGACCGTCCGCTTGTATTGGTGGGCTGCGGGAAGATGGGCGGGGCCATGCTGGACGGCTGGCTCAAGAGTGGGATCACCAAGGGCGGGGTCGCGATCATCGACCCTCACAGCGGCGACACATACGCCGCCCCCGAAAATAATGTTCATGCCTATCATCAGGCGTCAGACCTGCCGTCGGACCTGAACCCGCAGGTCGTGATTCTGGCGGTCAAACCCCAGATGATGGATGCGGCGATTGCCGACTATAAACGCTTTGCCGGACCGGATTGCGTTTTCATCTCCATCGCGGCGGGCAAGACCATCGACTATTTCGAAAAGCATCTGGGTGACAGTGCCGCCATTGTCCGGGCTATGCCGAATACACCGGCCGCCATCGGTCAGGGCATCACCGTCTGCTGCCCCAACAGCAAGGTCAGCGACGATCAGTTAACGCTGTCCCTGACGCTTCTGAAAGCAGTCGGCGAGGCCGAATCGGTCACAGATGAGGGCCTGATTGACGCTGTCACCGCCGTTTCCGGCGGCGGTCCGGCTTATGTCTTTCTGATGACCGAATGCCTGGCACAGGCAGGCGTGGACGCGGGCCTCCCGGCGGAACTGTCGGCGAAACTGGCGCTGCACACGGTTGCAGGCGCGGGACAACTGGCGATCAGCAGCGACGAGCCCCCGGCCCAGTTGCGCAAGAATGTGACCAGCCCCGGCGGCACCACCCTGGAGGCGCTGAATGTATTGATGCGGGACCAGGATGGCCTGCAACGACTGATGACAGAAGCAATTGCGGCTGCCACGGCGCGTTCCAAAGAGCTGGCGGGATAA
- a CDS encoding phasin family protein, giving the protein MSQANPFFDVKSNPFFNPEQNPFLDPEKNPFMSKDFAKMMSPFKPADVDIDAIMGSQRKNLEAVAEANKKAFEGVQAAMTRQAEIVRKAMQDSSATFKVLSEAKEPGEQAAKQAELAKDALENAVANSREMSDLVMKSQRAALDVLSKRVAASLEEFKGYVDSGK; this is encoded by the coding sequence ATGTCCCAAGCGAACCCGTTTTTTGATGTCAAGTCGAACCCGTTTTTCAACCCGGAACAGAACCCGTTTCTTGATCCGGAAAAAAATCCTTTCATGTCCAAGGATTTCGCAAAGATGATGTCGCCTTTCAAACCGGCGGACGTTGACATTGATGCGATCATGGGCTCCCAGCGCAAAAACCTGGAAGCTGTTGCCGAAGCCAATAAAAAGGCTTTCGAAGGTGTCCAGGCAGCGATGACCCGCCAGGCCGAGATCGTACGCAAGGCCATGCAGGACAGCAGCGCCACTTTCAAAGTATTGAGCGAAGCGAAAGAACCGGGTGAACAGGCCGCCAAGCAGGCGGAGCTGGCCAAGGACGCCCTGGAAAACGCCGTCGCCAATTCCCGCGAGATGTCTGACCTCGTCATGAAGTCACAGCGCGCGGCCTTGGATGTGCTGAGCAAGCGCGTGGCAGCCAGCCTGGAAGAATTCAAAGGTTATGTAGATAGCGGTAAGTAA
- a CDS encoding tRNA-binding protein: MTIEFDDFMKVDIRVGTVIKAEPYPEARKPAIKLWIDFGPEIGERKTSAQITNHYTPDSLVGRQVCAVVNFPVKQIGKFMSECLTLGFADEEGGIVLIRPDQKVSNGQRLH, encoded by the coding sequence ATGACAATTGAATTCGACGACTTCATGAAGGTGGACATCCGCGTCGGCACCGTGATCAAGGCAGAGCCCTATCCCGAGGCCCGCAAACCGGCGATCAAACTATGGATTGATTTCGGCCCGGAAATCGGTGAGCGCAAGACATCGGCGCAGATCACCAACCATTACACGCCGGATAGCCTTGTTGGGCGGCAGGTCTGCGCCGTGGTCAATTTCCCGGTTAAACAGATCGGCAAGTTCATGTCGGAATGCCTGACCCTGGGTTTTGCCGACGAGGAAGGCGGCATCGTCCTCATCCGTCCGGACCAGAAAGTATCGAACGGGCAGCGGCTTCACTAA
- the gcvA gene encoding transcriptional regulator GcvA, with the protein MFKLPPLNAIRAFEATARHLSFTKAADELSVTPAALSHQVKGLEDFLGIQLFVRKTRAIELTEAGRRCFPGIHAGFQQVHDSIAQLRKQDDDRLVVIGCGPGFAAKWLAPRLYRFLESYPEIDARVAPSLRTADFAGDGVHVSIRFGDGNFPDMHVDPLVEDFVMPLCSQRYLDENGPFETAEDLRDKTLIHDDSLEFNANAPTWSVWFAAQGVEVKNPGRGMHFTHADHALDAALDGAGIVLGRRVLSARDRKFGQLVAPIDFTLSTGRSFYLVCPKKNLKQPNVAAFRSWILDEMDHFKAIY; encoded by the coding sequence ATGTTTAAACTACCGCCGCTGAACGCCATTCGCGCTTTTGAGGCAACCGCACGCCATCTGAGTTTCACCAAAGCGGCGGATGAGTTGAGCGTCACGCCTGCGGCCCTCAGTCACCAGGTCAAGGGGCTGGAAGATTTCCTTGGTATTCAGCTATTTGTGCGCAAGACCCGCGCGATTGAACTGACCGAGGCGGGGCGGCGTTGCTTTCCTGGAATCCATGCAGGCTTTCAGCAGGTTCACGACAGCATCGCCCAGTTGCGAAAGCAGGATGACGACCGCCTTGTTGTGATCGGCTGCGGTCCGGGTTTTGCGGCCAAATGGCTGGCGCCGCGTCTGTACCGCTTTCTGGAGTCCTATCCGGAGATCGACGCGCGGGTGGCCCCCAGTTTGCGTACGGCGGATTTCGCCGGTGATGGCGTCCATGTGAGTATCCGTTTCGGGGATGGCAATTTCCCGGATATGCATGTGGACCCGCTGGTGGAGGATTTTGTCATGCCGCTTTGCAGTCAGCGCTATCTTGACGAGAATGGGCCTTTCGAGACGGCGGAAGATCTGCGGGACAAGACGTTGATCCATGACGATTCACTGGAGTTTAACGCCAATGCTCCGACATGGAGTGTGTGGTTCGCCGCCCAGGGGGTAGAGGTGAAAAATCCCGGTCGCGGCATGCATTTCACCCACGCCGACCACGCCCTGGATGCGGCACTGGACGGTGCGGGGATTGTTCTGGGACGCCGGGTGTTGAGCGCGCGAGACCGGAAATTCGGCCAACTTGTCGCCCCGATTGATTTCACCCTGTCGACAGGGCGCAGCTTTTATCTCGTCTGTCCGAAGAAGAACCTGAAGCAGCCGAATGTTGCCGCGTTCCGAAGCTGGATTCTGGACGAAATGGATCATTTCAAGGCTATTTACTAG
- a CDS encoding rhodanese-like domain-containing protein — MSSYVTDVSAAPSEIALAHFEARLTFEADCWDVHDAMRRGLKDFVLLDVRGPDAYQKAHIPGAVNLPYGKIIERKLSDWPKDTLFVVYCAGPHCNAANKAAVRFARLGRPVKELIGGMTGWADEGFPYAHGVEEGQLEQVA; from the coding sequence ATGTCGAGCTATGTAACGGATGTATCAGCGGCCCCTTCGGAAATCGCGCTTGCCCATTTTGAGGCGCGCCTGACATTCGAGGCGGATTGCTGGGATGTGCATGATGCCATGCGCCGTGGCTTGAAGGACTTTGTGCTGTTGGATGTGCGCGGGCCGGATGCCTATCAAAAGGCGCATATTCCCGGCGCGGTCAATCTGCCTTACGGCAAGATCATCGAACGCAAACTGTCGGATTGGCCGAAGGATACCTTGTTCGTGGTCTATTGCGCCGGACCGCATTGCAATGCGGCGAACAAGGCGGCGGTTCGTTTCGCGCGTCTGGGGCGTCCGGTGAAAGAACTTATCGGCGGTATGACCGGTTGGGCGGATGAAGGCTTTCCCTATGCTCATGGTGTTGAGGAAGGGCAGTTGGAGCAGGTCGCGTAA
- the ftrA gene encoding transcriptional regulator FtrA yields the protein MKVCTLAYDGLCTFEFGLCVEVFGLARPELNIPWYDFSVVACDGGPMRATGGVTLTAAYDLSTLEDAHLILVPGWRGMDTPVPDHLVKALQAAHDRGAILASVCSGVFVLAATGLLNGKRATTHWRYTDALASRFPEIDVQPDVLYVDNGDILTSAGSAAGLDMCLHLVRRDHGPDIANQVARRLVLPAHRDGGQAQFIPKPMGPNRGGQIGPLLETLLRRLDEDWTIEAMARAAGLSPRTLLRRFRDSTGQSPQAWLTAQRVAFACDLLETTDLAVQPIAERTGLTTAETLRHHFRKIVGISPTAYRQSFAR from the coding sequence ATGAAAGTTTGCACCCTTGCCTATGACGGCCTCTGCACCTTCGAATTCGGCCTCTGCGTCGAGGTATTCGGACTGGCGCGGCCCGAATTGAATATTCCCTGGTATGACTTTTCGGTCGTCGCCTGCGACGGTGGCCCCATGCGGGCGACCGGTGGCGTCACCCTCACCGCAGCCTACGACCTGTCCACTCTTGAAGACGCTCATCTCATTCTGGTTCCCGGATGGCGGGGCATGGACACACCCGTCCCCGACCATCTGGTTAAAGCCCTGCAGGCTGCCCATGACCGGGGCGCAATCCTTGCGTCCGTCTGTTCCGGTGTTTTCGTGCTTGCCGCAACTGGACTGCTGAACGGAAAACGGGCGACAACCCACTGGCGTTATACCGACGCGCTGGCAAGCCGTTTTCCGGAAATCGATGTTCAGCCGGATGTGCTCTATGTGGATAACGGCGACATCCTGACTTCCGCCGGGTCTGCGGCGGGCCTCGACATGTGCCTGCATCTTGTCCGCCGGGATCACGGACCGGACATCGCCAATCAGGTGGCGCGGCGCCTGGTGCTGCCCGCCCATCGCGACGGCGGTCAGGCCCAGTTCATCCCCAAACCTATGGGCCCCAATCGCGGCGGGCAGATCGGGCCCCTTCTGGAAACGCTTTTGCGACGGCTGGACGAGGACTGGACCATCGAGGCCATGGCCAGGGCTGCCGGGCTCAGCCCCCGCACACTTTTACGCCGCTTCCGCGACAGCACCGGGCAAAGCCCGCAGGCCTGGCTGACCGCACAGCGCGTGGCCTTTGCCTGCGACTTGTTGGAAACGACAGACCTCGCCGTCCAGCCCATCGCCGAACGAACGGGCCTCACCACCGCCGAGACCCTGCGCCACCACTTTCGAAAAATAGTCGGGATTTCACCGACGGCCTACCGGCAGTCCTTCGCCCGATAG
- a CDS encoding ATP-binding protein has translation MNLRAAVKKMLPRSLYGRSLLIIVTPLVLLQLVSAWIFYERHWDTITWRLASSIGGDLQYVMTELRLYPEKTDEILQRARNTMQLNIVLQPGEILPNESVSEGGLIDRMLAATFNERIKRPFQIDSSSFKEEVIIDFQLADGVMTVVVPGKRLFSTTTYIFILWMVGTSLILFAVASIFMRNQVRPIRRLADAVDSFGKGRDPGRDFKPEGASEVRLAAVAFNRMIHRIRRQIRQRTDMLSGVSHDLKTPLTRMKLQLALLGSGEEVEAIKANVTEMERMIEGYLTFARGEGGEPSVETNLTVTVQELAEKWKSGGINIDCHVEGVINAWLKPEAFRRSLDNLISNANRYAEHIWVSAGRRGDAVEILVDDDGPGIPEGERENVFRPFFRLEQSRNPKTGGTGLGLAISRDVIRAHGGDILLEESPHGGLRARVRLPA, from the coding sequence ATGAATCTGCGCGCTGCCGTAAAGAAAATGCTTCCGCGCAGCCTGTATGGGCGTTCGCTGCTGATCATCGTGACCCCGCTGGTTCTGCTGCAACTTGTCTCTGCCTGGATTTTCTATGAACGCCATTGGGATACGATTACCTGGCGGCTGGCCAGTTCCATTGGTGGCGACCTGCAGTATGTGATGACGGAACTGCGGCTTTATCCGGAGAAGACCGACGAAATCCTGCAACGCGCCCGGAACACGATGCAGTTGAATATCGTTCTGCAGCCTGGCGAAATTCTACCCAACGAAAGTGTTAGTGAAGGCGGCCTGATTGACCGGATGCTGGCGGCCACGTTCAACGAGCGCATCAAACGCCCGTTCCAGATCGACAGTTCCTCCTTTAAGGAAGAGGTGATCATCGACTTCCAGCTTGCCGACGGGGTTATGACCGTGGTCGTTCCGGGCAAGCGGCTGTTCAGTACCACCACTTATATTTTCATCCTTTGGATGGTCGGCACGTCTCTCATCCTGTTTGCGGTTGCCTCTATTTTCATGCGCAACCAGGTGCGCCCGATCCGGCGGCTTGCCGATGCGGTGGACAGTTTTGGCAAGGGCCGGGACCCGGGCCGGGACTTCAAGCCGGAAGGCGCGTCGGAAGTACGGCTGGCAGCGGTCGCCTTCAACCGCATGATCCACCGAATTCGACGCCAGATTCGCCAGCGGACGGATATGCTGTCCGGCGTCAGCCATGACCTGAAAACGCCGCTGACGCGTATGAAGCTGCAGCTCGCCTTGCTGGGAAGCGGTGAGGAGGTCGAGGCCATCAAGGCCAATGTGACCGAAATGGAACGTATGATCGAGGGGTATCTCACCTTCGCGCGCGGCGAAGGCGGAGAGCCGTCGGTTGAGACCAACCTGACGGTTACCGTTCAGGAGTTGGCGGAAAAATGGAAAAGCGGCGGGATCAATATTGATTGCCATGTGGAAGGGGTGATCAATGCCTGGCTTAAACCGGAAGCCTTCCGGCGCAGTCTGGATAACCTGATTTCCAATGCCAATCGCTATGCCGAACATATCTGGGTGTCGGCGGGGCGGCGCGGTGATGCGGTGGAAATTCTGGTGGACGATGACGGCCCCGGTATCCCCGAGGGGGAAAGGGAGAATGTTTTTCGGCCGTTTTTCAGGCTGGAACAGTCGCGCAATCCGAAAACCGGCGGCACGGGGCTGGGGCTGGCGATTTCACGCGATGTGATCCGCGCACACGGCGGGGATATCCTGCTGGAAGAATCGCCGCATGGGGGCTTGCGCGCGCGCGTTCGTTTGCCAGCCTAG
- a CDS encoding response regulator: MDEIHILVVDDDTEIRDLLQRFLTKEGFRVTTAADAAEARDKLRAFQFDLLVVDVMMPGESGLDLTRDLRRDSDVPILMLTAMSETEARIDGLQAGADDYLPKPFEPLELVLRIQSIIRRMQVAAPEQETGGGIVSLGASQFDMDRELLLRDNEPVKLTSTEVALLKALAEEPGRVMSRDELTARCHIDGGDRTVDVQVTRLRRKIEPDPKIPRYLHTVRGQGYVLRPDG, encoded by the coding sequence ATGGACGAGATCCATATCCTGGTCGTTGACGACGACACTGAAATCCGTGATCTGCTGCAGCGTTTCCTGACAAAGGAAGGGTTTCGCGTTACCACGGCCGCCGATGCGGCGGAGGCCCGCGACAAGCTGCGCGCCTTCCAGTTCGATCTGCTGGTGGTCGATGTCATGATGCCGGGGGAAAGCGGTCTCGATCTGACCCGCGATCTTCGCCGGGACAGCGATGTGCCGATCCTGATGCTGACAGCCATGAGTGAAACGGAAGCGAGGATCGATGGCCTGCAGGCCGGGGCGGACGACTATCTGCCAAAGCCGTTTGAGCCATTGGAACTTGTCCTGCGTATCCAGTCGATTATCCGCCGCATGCAGGTGGCCGCGCCTGAACAGGAAACCGGCGGCGGTATCGTGTCGCTGGGGGCGTCGCAGTTCGATATGGACCGGGAACTGTTGCTGCGCGACAATGAACCGGTCAAGCTGACCAGCACAGAGGTTGCGTTGCTGAAGGCCCTGGCGGAAGAACCGGGCCGTGTGATGAGCCGGGATGAACTGACAGCGCGATGTCATATTGATGGCGGAGATCGCACGGTGGACGTGCAGGTCACCCGCCTGCGCCGCAAGATCGAACCCGACCCCAAAATTCCACGTTATTTGCATACGGTGCGTGGTCAGGGCTATGTTCTGCGTCCGGATGGATAA
- a CDS encoding MarR family winged helix-turn-helix transcriptional regulator — MTDINSSGPYPASFKSALSGRPGANPLFLRDEVLRQGIEMLFYAYRDFTAEPDAILAERGLGRAHHRVIYFVGRYPGMSVSDLLDILQITKQSLSRVLSQLVSEGYILQKQGTRDRRQRLLELTEQGRRLEEELTENQRQRIERAFRDAGAEAVEGFRKVMLGIMSGEGDRARFAEDKRRPR; from the coding sequence ATGACTGACATAAATTCTTCCGGCCCCTATCCGGCCAGTTTCAAGTCCGCCCTGTCGGGGCGTCCCGGCGCAAACCCGCTTTTCCTGAGGGATGAGGTTCTACGCCAGGGGATAGAGATGCTGTTCTATGCCTATCGCGATTTTACCGCCGAACCGGATGCGATCCTGGCGGAACGTGGGCTGGGCCGCGCGCATCACCGTGTCATTTATTTTGTCGGGCGCTATCCGGGTATGTCGGTGTCGGACCTGTTGGATATCCTGCAGATTACAAAGCAAAGCCTGAGCCGGGTTCTTAGCCAGTTGGTCAGTGAAGGCTATATCCTGCAAAAGCAAGGCACGCGCGACCGTCGGCAGCGCCTGCTGGAACTGACGGAGCAGGGGCGCCGGCTGGAAGAGGAACTGACTGAAAACCAGCGCCAGCGGATCGAGCGCGCCTTCCGCGACGCCGGCGCGGAGGCCGTGGAAGGTTTCCGGAAAGTCATGCTGGGGATCATGTCCGGCGAGGGGGACCGGGCGCGTTTTGCGGAAGACAAGCGGCGTCCACGCTGA
- a CDS encoding branched-chain amino acid aminotransferase produces MALLPFDDRDGYIWLNGEFIQWRDAKLHFLSHALHYASAVFEGERVYGGHIFKLREHTDRLLKSGNILDFQIPYTPDEIDDASKKLIEMNGITDGYIRPIAWRGSEMMGVSAQNSRINIAIAAWEWPAYFSPEAKMQGLRMRISDWHRPDPRTAPTDSKAAGLYMICTLSKHKAESEGYDDALLLDWRGYIAEATGANIFFLMDDGKLHTPKPDCFLDGITRRTVNELAKAKGYEIVERHIQPEDMANAKEAFLTGTAVEVTPIRSIGDYQFEPAECCRTLIEAYEEEVRRPSRQAAAAE; encoded by the coding sequence ATGGCGCTCTTACCATTCGACGACCGCGACGGCTATATCTGGCTGAATGGTGAATTCATTCAGTGGCGGGATGCAAAACTTCACTTCCTGAGCCACGCCCTGCATTATGCATCGGCGGTATTCGAAGGCGAACGGGTCTATGGCGGCCATATCTTCAAGCTGCGCGAACACACCGACCGCCTGTTGAAATCCGGTAACATTCTGGATTTCCAGATTCCATACACCCCCGACGAGATTGATGACGCCAGCAAGAAGCTGATCGAAATGAACGGCATCACCGATGGCTACATCCGCCCGATCGCCTGGCGCGGGTCGGAAATGATGGGTGTATCCGCACAGAATTCACGCATCAATATCGCAATCGCCGCCTGGGAATGGCCCGCCTATTTCTCTCCGGAAGCCAAGATGCAGGGCCTGCGTATGCGCATTTCCGACTGGCACCGCCCGGACCCGCGCACCGCACCGACCGATTCCAAGGCTGCCGGTCTCTACATGATCTGCACCTTGTCCAAGCATAAGGCGGAAAGCGAGGGATATGACGATGCATTGTTGCTGGACTGGCGCGGCTATATCGCCGAAGCCACCGGCGCCAACATCTTCTTCCTGATGGACGACGGCAAGTTGCACACGCCCAAGCCGGATTGCTTCCTGGACGGCATCACCCGCCGTACGGTAAACGAACTGGCCAAGGCAAAGGGCTATGAAATCGTAGAGCGCCACATCCAGCCGGAAGACATGGCCAATGCGAAAGAAGCCTTCCTGACCGGCACAGCCGTCGAGGTCACACCCATTCGCTCCATCGGTGATTATCAGTTTGAACCGGCCGAATGCTGCCGGACATTGATTGAAGCCTATGAGGAGGAAGTCCGCCGCCCCTCCCGTCAGGCTGCGGCAGCGGAGTAA
- a CDS encoding lipopolysaccharide biosynthesis protein has product MKVFLSLLILYSGFLASFFLNKFLIKNLALDGLGDFNVGISVAAILSVIAVFGGHSLAHHFVPRYLSEDKWPHICGFIRHHITMAGLSSAAIAVVALGLIGGFAYFEMTDQLHEAVTASLLTPFFAVTLFFGHVIQSMGRPVAALYPYEIMRPLLFWLGCLIWLQIFPDIDEFGAMLMLAVALCLCILVQYVTISRALPVPITCADPAYEKAAWNNTGIPLLWTALTTSFLPRINLLSLEVLHPVEASVGIYTLLLFLPSIIWLNFHAMNAVIRPRIIKMVGNTASLQQQFNQSTQILFACNILTAGIMIVFARPILGWFHKDLLPYEGWLVFLLLSACLSSIAELAGPFLSLNGHHRKSAKLNSGLVAINLVVAPVCVYFFGLEGAICSLVGIRFTRSLASYSLLYRHVTIKPWLALDISSTLAARKGLSPR; this is encoded by the coding sequence ATGAAAGTCTTTTTGTCCCTGTTGATTCTTTATTCTGGCTTTTTAGCTTCGTTTTTCCTGAACAAATTTCTGATCAAAAACCTGGCGCTCGACGGATTAGGCGACTTTAACGTGGGGATCAGCGTCGCCGCAATTCTCAGCGTGATTGCTGTCTTTGGTGGTCACTCCCTGGCCCATCATTTCGTGCCCCGTTATCTTTCCGAGGATAAATGGCCGCATATCTGTGGCTTCATCCGACATCACATCACGATGGCAGGTCTGTCCAGCGCGGCAATCGCCGTTGTCGCACTGGGTCTGATCGGTGGATTTGCCTATTTCGAGATGACTGATCAGTTGCATGAAGCCGTAACGGCAAGCCTGCTCACCCCCTTCTTTGCCGTTACGCTGTTTTTCGGACACGTGATCCAGTCCATGGGACGCCCGGTGGCAGCCCTTTATCCTTATGAAATCATGCGTCCGCTCCTGTTCTGGCTCGGCTGCCTGATTTGGTTACAGATTTTCCCGGATATCGATGAATTCGGAGCGATGTTGATGTTGGCGGTCGCGCTCTGCCTGTGCATCCTGGTTCAATACGTCACCATTTCGCGGGCCCTGCCGGTGCCGATCACATGCGCAGACCCGGCCTATGAGAAAGCCGCCTGGAATAATACCGGCATTCCCCTGCTATGGACTGCACTGACGACGAGCTTCCTGCCCCGCATCAACCTGCTGTCCCTGGAAGTCCTGCACCCTGTGGAGGCAAGCGTCGGCATCTATACGCTGTTGCTTTTCCTTCCCTCCATCATCTGGCTGAATTTTCATGCCATGAATGCGGTTATAAGGCCCAGGATCATAAAGATGGTTGGGAATACCGCCAGCCTGCAGCAGCAGTTCAATCAAAGCACGCAAATCCTGTTCGCCTGCAATATCCTCACCGCCGGCATAATGATCGTCTTCGCCCGGCCGATCCTCGGCTGGTTCCACAAAGACCTGTTACCCTATGAAGGCTGGCTGGTGTTCCTGTTGCTAAGCGCCTGCCTCAGCAGCATAGCGGAACTGGCGGGACCCTTCCTGTCTTTGAACGGGCATCACAGAAAATCCGCCAAACTGAACAGCGGCCTCGTCGCAATCAACCTGGTTGTAGCGCCGGTATGTGTTTATTTCTTCGGCCTGGAAGGTGCCATCTGCTCCCTGGTCGGCATCCGCTTTACCCGCAGCCTCGCCAGTTACAGCCTGCTATACCGGCATGTGACGATAAAGCCCTGGCTGGCTCTGGATATCTCATCAACTCTGGCCGCGCGGAAAGGACTTAGCCCTCGATAA
- a CDS encoding OsmC family protein: MAKSHRYAAKVVWTGGEEGPARDYRGYSREHRIEIEGKAPIRGSADPAFRGDASLHNPEDMLVASLSACHMLWYLHLCTVNGIVVAGYEDSACGVMSEGSDGAGRFESVTLFPKVSILDGDPDLALSLHGQAHEKCFIANSVNFPVIHEPTVDIIEG; the protein is encoded by the coding sequence ATGGCAAAGTCGCATCGCTACGCAGCAAAGGTGGTCTGGACGGGGGGCGAGGAAGGACCTGCCCGCGACTATCGGGGGTATTCCCGCGAACATCGGATTGAGATCGAAGGCAAGGCACCGATCCGTGGATCCGCAGACCCGGCCTTTCGTGGAGATGCCAGCCTGCATAACCCGGAAGATATGCTGGTGGCTTCGCTGTCGGCCTGTCATATGCTGTGGTATCTGCACCTTTGCACGGTCAACGGGATTGTCGTTGCCGGCTATGAGGATAGTGCCTGTGGCGTAATGAGCGAAGGGAGTGATGGGGCCGGTCGGTTTGAATCGGTTACCCTGTTCCCCAAGGTCTCTATTCTGGACGGTGATCCCGATCTCGCGCTGTCTTTGCATGGGCAAGCCCATGAAAAATGCTTCATTGCCAATTCGGTGAATTTCCCGGTCATCCATGAACCGACTGTGGATATTATCGAGGGCTAA